Genomic segment of Sebastes fasciatus isolate fSebFas1 chromosome 3, fSebFas1.pri, whole genome shotgun sequence:
TTCAAGTGTCTGGATAATGGTCACTGTGACTGCACATTGCTGCAATTCAAAACCTCAACTATCCATCACTGGACAATGTTTGCCACTAAAACAACACGGATAAGGGAGTGCGTGCTGATGCTGGTTGGGGCCTGTGCTATTGTAAGAGATGATGAGTGATGGACAGGAGAGGATGGGTGCATACTATTCACAGTTCTCCATGTGGCAGCTTGCATTTTCACActggtatacagtatgtttgtcaGCTACAGACAACGCAAGCACTTACGCACTGCCGTAGGCAAGCAAAGTATTCTGCCAGTCGACTGCGTCATGAACACATGCATGTGGAGTCCCTGGTAATACATGTCGGCATGGTTTACAATGACAGACTGTAAGATTTTGGCATCCTATAAAGATGCACAGAGCACAAAGCATCTTGAAATCCCACTTTAAGTATAGACACAACCGTCTTCTCCCCAAAATCTGCTTACCTTAAACATTACTTGTTCTATGCTCTGTGTTGAGAGAATTTTATCACTTCACGTGAAAATTCAGCGCCATTTGAGTCTTTATATACAAATTTTGACGCTTTGAAAAATGCCCTCACTATCAAAAAAGAAGCAATGGCTTGcaccacttttattttttattctagaGAGGTTTCAAGGCACAGAGACCATTAACTGCATTTACAATAATGCAAAGGCAGTTTTGACAAGAGGAGACTTCAGTACCACCagtctttgagagagagagagagagagagagatagaaaaaaaatacatgataaTAGACCATAATCGTGTCGAGTGGAAATTAATATCCTTTTATTGCAAAAATGGATGAGTGAGTGAACAAAGGGATGAAAGAACTGAGAGCATCAGATCATCTCATTGACATGGCAAGAAAATGTCCTGTTTAACAAGTTTCCTGCAGAGATTACCACAGCGCCCATGGTGTTCATCTCTACATTTAGAACATGAGAAAAGTGATCTTTTGAAGTCGAGGGGGGATTCAGAATCACAGCGCTGAGTAATAGGGTATTCACTTTAATGTGTTTGAGTCAAAAGCCCTGTGAGTCACAGGGCAGAGCTGTGATGTCTAATGTTAGGGCTACAGTGTGCCACAGGTGGACTGTTATAAtgtacattttgggaaaagacACACTCATCCGAATGCTATCCCATGGGGGGTCTCAATGCTGTGTGAAACAGATTGAACAAAGTGAGAAAGGGGAAGTAGTCATTTTGATCACTCTAAACCATGCACAAGAAACTTGCTGCTTCcagaaaatgtttattttgttcataaacttttcataaaaataacaacaTCAATATTAATTTAAAGTATTGTAGAAACTGTGTATGTACAAAATCTTTACTTGAACAGTTAATATAACTTAAGGCGAGTTACATTTTTGCAGTACCCTGTTGGTGACAATTTCACCAaactcaacatttttttttttctttttttgctaaAGTGAACATTTCAGCATACAGTATCTCCAGCAAAAGACACCAGGAGTTCAAACCCTTTCATGGTAAAGTCCAAGGTAACGTCCACAGAAACTCGCAGCAATGTGTGCTACCTGATTACTCAAAAGCAATGTTTATATGATTCGCTAGTCATTTCTAGCTTTGATTAAACATACTTCTGTACATACTGTAAAATCATTTTTTGTACCACAACTAGAGTACATACTGGTCCCTTTTTAAATCTAGATCAGCAGTTCAATGAAATAACTCGTATCATACCAACAGTGGGATGAAGTGCGAAAATGTTTCTGATATCAAATtgtaacatttaaaatattgtGTTACTAAACAATAGCCCTCGAATACCAAGACATTATTAATGATTTAGAATACATTTCACCTTGATAAATGACGCTcaaatgtgataaatgtaaaatatacagttagctataaaaatacaaagaagtacagtaatacaaatatatttattttccatttatgATATATCTTTCACAATTGTAATAATCCAAACAATTGTAACACAACACAAAGACCAATGACAAAAAACACTGACAGCCAAATGATAAGAAGTTAAACAAACACTAAAATTTGATCAAAGATGGACAGCTTTATGGTCAGAGCCATAAATATGTTAGCCTACATTCATGTCAATAACCCTCACTGTGGGGGTGAAGGAGTACCTTGACAAGTGGTTGATATTccacttaaaggagaaaaaaaacaaaaaaaactgacataaACATGCATTTTTAAGAAACATAGTCCAAACCATTGCTCTAAGAATGCTAAAAAGCAGAAAATAAGAATCTTAAATGGAGATATTTAATAATCTGTAAGTGCAATCCATCTATAGGCTCAGAGGCGATGGAGGTTTTGGAGCTGTCCATGATGAAGAGGTGCTGAACAGCCAGTCATGCAAATGCTGCAGCAGAGAGGTTTGGCTCTACTGACTAGTAACAGCAACAAGTCACTGTTGAGCTGACTTTTACAACCTATGCATGTTTGCATaaagtcagcagcagcagcaggcaatAAGGCCGAAgcagacctctctctctctctctctctcactgctcCTCAAAAAAACTGGAAAAACCTCTTGTGCCAGTCAAAACCAACTCAGACAATCAATTTAGCTGGCTTATCTTATCCAAGACGGAAAGATCCTAATATATATGTGTTGTTGTGGACACACACAAGCCTTTGTCTTCAAATCCCCTCAGGAAGAGTGAAAGTCCATGCTCCAGTGGTGGTCACCTGTGGCTTTATTTCCATCTTCTCCTTCTGTTTCAGGTGTACGCGTCCGTGTCGTTTCCTCTCGTCGCTGCGGGCGAACCTTTTCCCGCAGGTGTCGCAGGAGAACGGCTTCTCTCCGGTGTGAGTCCTGGTGTGGGTGGTCAGGTGGTCGCTCCGGCTGAAGCTGCGCAAACAGATGCGACACTGGAAAGGTTTGTGGCCGGTGTGGATGCGGATGTGCCGGTTGAGCTCGTCGGAGCGAGAGAAGCGCCGGTCGCAGCTCTCCATGGGGCAGGTGAAGGGTTTCTCTTTGGGTGGACCGtgagaagaggaggtggagggggttTTGCGTGCTCTTGGTGGCTTCGTGGTTGCACGGGTGGTGGTGTAACTTTGCGCAAAGGAGTCTGGCAACAAGGAGGAGTAGAGGATGGAGTCTATGGTGCTGGGTAAAGCTGGTGATGCGTATAAGGGATCGCACTGGTTGGATGGTTCTGGGAAAGGTTTCAGGTTGGAGTTGGAGGAGAGACCCatgggaggtggagggaggtagttgtagttgtagctCTGAGAGCAGGTGTCAGAGAAACACGGCTCCTGTTTGATACCTCCCTCCACTTTGAACTCCATCTCCTGGTTGTTGTTAGTGGGACAGATTGGTGGGAATGTGTCCAAAAGTTCCTTAACATCCATTTGCTGCTGGTCAGGAGGGAAATCACTCGACATTGGGAATGTTTCTGTGTGGAAAGTGGTCTCCAGACATCCAGACTTACTGAAAGACCCCCACTCGTAGCAGCTGCTCTCAAACTCGTTTTTCACCACGACTGGGAAAGAAGCGGCCTCTGACTTTGGTTCATCCTTCTTCTGCAGGTTTGGAGTagctctggaggaggaggaggagatgaagctcagctgagaagaagaagaagaagaagtggacgGGTCTTGGGCCTGGCACGTCTGGTCTGGAGAGTACACAACAGCAGGTGGAGTAGAGCCAGAGCAGGTGTAAGGTTGCCTCTTGATGTCTCCAAAATTGCCATTGCTGCTGTCCATTTGCACAGGCGATGGATAAGTTCCTCTGCTGTGTTGCACTTCTGAAAGTGGCAGTGTGGAGATGCCCACGATCTCGGTGATCATATTGAGGAGTGTTTCGGTGCTGCAAGGCGCTCCCTGAGATGCCTCCACATAGAAGCTGCCAGAGTAGGCGAGAGAGGAGTAGCTGATGTCTTTTGGACACTCGCAGGGGTTATTAAAAGCAAATTCAGAGTTGGAGGCTTCGGTTTTGAGGGTGGCTGGGGTTCCTTCTGTTGGAttattagagagagagaaaactttGTCATCCCGAGtgtataatgttttatttatatatatatatatatatatagggacAGATGTTGCAAATTAGCATCCACTATATATAAGCActatgatactggcatcagatttttaagttgtctatgtacattgtattggtccttattaaataaaacatgaatatatTTGAGAAATCAGTGCAAAATCAAacgaggaaagaaaaaaaaatcggcGTTACATAAACACTCATGCGTATTTTGGCACAAGGATTAAAGATGCCTGGTGGATATATACACGATTTACACGAGTTGTCTATTCCCTGTGGTATATTCAACACAAATTCTCATGCACATTTCTATATATCGACTGTGCATTATTCTAGATGTGAACTCACTCACCGTGGCCAAACTGGGCAGGTACCCCTCTCTCTGCATCCACATACACCTCCTGGTTGTCTTTCCGCACGCTGTTTTCCATCATTCCCAGGGAAGAACTGTTGCAATTGTCAAACTGAGGGTAAAAAGAATCTTTCGCATTCAAATCCATATTGTTCAACATACTGATGCACTTAGAAAGaagtccgtctctctctccacagggggaaaaaaaaggtatagaagggaaagggaagaaaaatgtgaaataaattatGCAGAcgacttgtttttcttttcaatcCTGCACCTTTTTGATCGTTTTTCAAAAAACAAATGATCCAAAAAGTGGTCAAGAGGTgtagtaaaaaatatatatattcctttTCGTCTCTGCTCGCTCCTCGGTGTAGGTAGGTATTTGCTTGCTGTGGATTTCACATCAGCgacttcccctctctctccttatATACACTTTGGCAGCTCCCTTGGCCCTCCTCCCCATTCATCAGCTCCAGTGAGAGGATTCCCCGCTGCGTGTAAACTTCATGCCCATACATGGACCAGAGGATGTGACGGAGTCCCCCCTCCTCTGGTCCTCCTCTggtcctccctcctctcctccaggagaCTGGAGACTGGAGACAGGGAGTCTGACGTTGCAACAAGTGGAGAGTCCAGTGATGGTTGGATGGTGAAAACGGTGTAATGTTTGGTATTTTATCACACAGTAAGGATTTATCATGTTCAATTAAAAGAATATGAAAGTAAAGACAGTCTCGTTTCTCTTGGTGTCGCTCtacaaatgtcagaaaatcaTCGCAGGAGGTGAAACATCTCCAtcctccatcatccatccaccATCCGCCGATTTTTAGTTGTGACCGTCCTCTCATGGTGTGAGAGGTGAGACATGGTAGACAGAAAAGTGGACATCAAggctgtctgactgactgactggatcGCTCACAGGACATTCAGGGGGTGTAATGGGAAAGTAACGAGTAACGTGACACATATATACTCTCAGGGAGTCTTACAGTGTTGGAATAGGGAAAtcagaaattaaaaataagcTATGTGTATGGGGTTTAAGGTGGAAATTACAAGACAATTTTATCATCTTATTATAATATTCCAGGATAACTTGAAATAGCTACTCAGCCATATATATGCCTATAGGTCAGATACACCTTTATGGGAGCTTAGTTCACAAAACAGCAACAAGTTTGTTCCAAAAGACGTTTAAacactttatgaaaatgtaatataatcttatattattttaatataagcTGTGAAAACAAAGCGCTATAGTCATTCCATCATACATTTTAGAGATATTGGGGCCTATAGTTGCATGTTATTATATCATCTTATTATAATATTCCAGGATAAATTGAAATAGCTACTCAGCCATAGGCCTATAGGTCAGATACACCAGTTCATAAAACAGCAACAAGTTTGTTCAACAAGACgtttaaactctttaaaaaactatgaaaatgtaatataatcttatatattttaatataaactGTGAAAACAAAGCGCTACAGTCATTCCATCATACATTTTAGAGAGATATTGGGGCCTATAGTTGCATCTTATTATATCATCTTATTATAATATTCCAGGATAAATTGAAATAGCTACTCAGCCATAGGCCTATAGTCAAATATGGAAACCAGTTCACAAAACAGCAACAAGTTTGTTCCAAAAGACgtttaaacactttaaaaactatgaaaatgta
This window contains:
- the LOC141764228 gene encoding uncharacterized protein LOC141764228 → MLNNMDLNAKDSFYPQFDNCNSSSLGMMENSVRKDNQEVYVDAERGVPAQFGHEGTPATLKTEASNSEFAFNNPCECPKDISYSSLAYSGSFYVEASQGAPCSTETLLNMITEIVGISTLPLSEVQHSRGTYPSPVQMDSSNGNFGDIKRQPYTCSGSTPPAVVYSPDQTCQAQDPSTSSSSSSQLSFISSSSSRATPNLQKKDEPKSEAASFPVVVKNEFESSCYEWGSFSKSGCLETTFHTETFPMSSDFPPDQQQMDVKELLDTFPPICPTNNNQEMEFKVEGGIKQEPCFSDTCSQSYNYNYLPPPPMGLSSNSNLKPFPEPSNQCDPLYASPALPSTIDSILYSSLLPDSFAQSYTTTRATTKPPRARKTPSTSSSHGPPKEKPFTCPMESCDRRFSRSDELNRHIRIHTGHKPFQCRICLRSFSRSDHLTTHTRTHTGEKPFSCDTCGKRFARSDERKRHGRVHLKQKEKMEIKPQVTTTGAWTFTLPEGI